DNA from Actinoplanes sp. SE50/110:
CGCCACTGTGGACTCACTCGCGCCGCGGCCCGCCGATTCCTGCTCACCCTGACCGATCTCGGCTATGTGCGCACCGACGGCCGGCTGTTCTCGCTGACCCCGCGGGTGCTCGAACTCGGCTACGCCTTCCTGGGTGGACTGACCCTCCCCGAGGTCGCCGAGCCGCACATGGAACGCCTGGTCGGCGAGGTCCGCGAGTCGTCCTCCCTGTCCGTCCTGGACGGACCCGACATCGTCTACGTGAGCCGGGTGCCGACCAGCCGCATCATGCGGGTGTCGATCAACGTCGGCACCCGGTTCCCGGCCTACGCCACGTCGATGGGCCGGGTGCTGCTCGCCGCGCTGCCCGAACCGGACCTGGAGACCTACCTGTCCGGGGCCGAGCTCAAGCCGCTCACCGGGCGCACCATCCGCACCCCCGGCGAGCTGCGCGCCGAGCTGCGCCGGGTCCGCGCCGACGGGCACGCGGTCGTCGACCAGGAGCTGGAGGAGGGGCTGCGTGCCATCGCCGCCCCGATCCGCGATCGCTCCGGCGCGGCGGCCGGTGCACTCGACATCTCCGTCCACGCCGCCCGCGCCACCGTCGACACCATCCGCGAGCGTCTCCTGCCACCGCTGCTGGCCGCCACCGCCGCCATCGAAGCCGACCTCCGTATCGGCCGGCAGCGATAGAGCGCTCTCACCGTCATCCGAGTCCCGGGTGTGCGCTGCGCCACCGCCTCCCGACTGTCGGTGGCGGTGACTCCATCGACATCTCTGGTGCCTCGGATTACCTCCCGGATTCGTGCCGTCAGGGCGGAACGGTTCCGTTCCAGCGTTGATATCTGTGGTGCTGAACCCCTATGTTGTGCGGACCGACCCATCGAGGAGGGTGCTGTGGCCGACCTGCCACCTGAGCAACGAGATCCGGCGGAACCGACGCCGGCGCCTCAACTTCTGGTCATGCCGCCGACCGAGGCGATTCCGTCGATGGTCTGGCCGGACGGGGGACCGGCCTGGGCGATCCCGGTGCAGATTCCGTCCGGGACCCGGGGGTACGCACTGTTCGTGCCGATGGTGCCGGCGCAGCCGTCCACACCGGTCGCGGTCGCCGCCCCGGCGTCCCCGCAACGGACCGCGCCGGCCGCCGGTGCCGGCCCGGGAGTCGTCGCCGACCGTCCCGGCCCGGCCGCGGCCACCCCGCCGCCGGGCGCGACGCCCGCCGCGCCCGCGCCGGAATCCGCGCCGGAACCCGCGCCGGAGCCCGCGCCCGTGCCGGAACCCGCGCCGGAGCCCGCGCCGGGACCTGCGCCCGTGCCGGGACCTGCGCCCGTGCCGGGACCTGCGCCCGTGCCGGGACCTGCGCCCGTGCCGGGACCTGCGCCCGTGCCGGGACCTGCGCCCGCGCCGATGCCCGTCGGAGCCGCGCACGCGTCCGGCTGGCCGGTGCCGGTCGACGTTCCCGTGCGGACGGAGCCGTTCCCGCACGGGCCGTTCGGACGCTACGAACCGCCGCCGACCCCGTGGCAGACGTTCCGTGCCAAGTACTGGCCCGGACCCACCGCCACCCGGGGCCGCGCGGTGCCCGCCGGGGTGCTGGCCGGCGCGCTCGGGTTCGCGTTCCTGCTGCCGCTGAACCGGTCCGGGATCGGCTGGTTCCTCGGCTTCCTGGTGCTGGCGCTCGGCATCGTCGGCGCGATCCGGCGCTCCGCCGAACTGCCCGTCTACGAGCGGTGGATCCGGTCCGGCTGGGCGCTGGCGACGCTGGCCCTGCTGCTGGTCCCGGCGTTCCGCAACGCGTGGTGGCTGGTGACGTTCAGCATTCTCGGCGCGCTCGGGTGTGCCACGCTGGCGATCGTCGGGGGCCGCCAGGTGCGGTCGATCCTCTTCGGTCTGGTGGCAACGCCGTACGCCGCCATCTCCGGTCTGCCCTGGGTGCGCCGTCACCTGCGGGCGAGCCGCAACCCCGGGATCGCCCGGCGCATCGGTTTCTCCGCGGTGCTCACCATCCTGGTGCTGCTGGTGTTCGGCGCGCTGCTGTCGTCGGCGGACGTGGCGTTCTCCACGCTGCTCGGCAAGGCGGTTCCCGAGATCAACGTCGGGTCGGTGTTCCGCTGGGTGTTCCTGGCCGTGGTCGGTGGCCTGATCGCGGTGGCCGGCATCTACACCCTGTCGGCGCCGCCGGTCACCTCCAGCATGGACAGACCCGGTCACGGCCGGTTCGGTCTGGTCGAGTGGGCGCCGGCCGCGGGTGCGCTGGTGCTGCTGTTCGGCGGGTTCGTGGCGGTGCAGTTCACGGTGATGTTCGGCGGGAGCCGGCACGTGCTGGAGACCGCCGGGCTCAGCTACGCGCAGTATGCCCGCAGCGGCTTCTGGCAGCTGGTGGCGGTCACCCTGCTGTCGCTGGTGGTGCTGGCCGCCCTGGCCCGCTGGGCGAAACGCGACGACCCGCGCGACCGGCTGCTGCTGCGCGTCCTGCTCGGCCTGATCTGCGGACTGAGCGTGGTGATCGTGGCGTCCGCGCTGTCCCGTATGTGGGCGTACCAGAAGGTGTACAGCTTCACCGGCGAGCGGATCTTCGTGATGTCGCTGGAGATCCTGCTCGGCACGATCTTCGTGATGGTCGCCGCGGCCGGCATCCGCTGGCAGGGCCGGTGGATCCCGCGGGCCACCGTCGGTCTCGCCGTGCTCATGCTGCTCGGCCTCGCGGTCCTCGACCCCGAGGGGTACGCGGCGAGCCGCAACGCCACCCGCTACGCCGAGACCGGCAAGATCGACGCCTGGTATCTGCGGGCCCTGTCCGCCGACGCCACCCCGGCACTGACCAGACTGCCCGATCCGGTCCGGCGGTGCACGCTCAGCTGGATCGCCCAGGACCTGTCGCGACCCGACCCGTGGTACGCCTGGAACCTGGGCCGGGCCCGGGCCCGCAAGGCGCTCGCCGACCTGGGCAAGGACGCGGTCGGCGACCACGTGGACTGCCGCCGGGCCGACCAGTTCGACCTGCCCAAGAAACGACGGTGAGGGGCGGGCCGCGAGCCGGGCACCCCGGCTCGCGGCCCCTGCATCAGGAAAGTCCCCTGTCGCGCGGCGGCACCGGGTCGTCGTAGGCCCCGATCCGGCCGCGGTTGCGGACCCCGTTCAGGAACGGCCAGGCGCTCGGGGTGCAGCCGTGCAGGCCGAGGGTCTGCTGCTGCATCACCGGAGCCGGCCGGCCCCGCCCGGGGCACAGCTCGTGAGCCTGGCCGAGACGATGCCCCACCTCGTGATTGATCACGTACTCGCGGTAGACGGCGAGGCTCGCGCCGTAGTGCGGCACACCCTTGGCCCAGCGGGCGACATTGATGACCACCTCATCATGGGTACGGCATGAGGTGTACCCGTCGGTGGCGCCCTCGCACAGTCTGTCGCGGGTGGCCGGCGTGACGAGGCGTACCGCGAAATCGGCCTTCTGCTCCGGCCCGACGCGCTGCAGACGCCATTGGCCGCCGGCGGTCCAGCTCCGCGGGTCGCGCAGCGTCGTGGTGACGGCGGTGGCGAACTCGCTGGCGGTGACGCCTTTGATGTCGCGTTCCACGAGCACGTGGTACCGGAGCAGCCGGCCCTTCCGATCGCCGGCCGGGGCCGCGGCCTCCCCCGAGGCGACCGCGAACTTCCGGCTACCGGTGGCCGGGTAGGTGATCCGGGGCTTCGGAGCGGGTGCCCTGGTGGGCGGCGCCGACCGGCCGGCGGTCACCGTCGGCGGGGGTGTCTGCGGTGGTTTCGCCTGGGCCGATCCATCGCAGCCGGCCAGCAGCAGCAGGGCCGTCGCGGCCAGTAAACGTCGTGGGCTCACATCTCCCAGACGGGTTCCGGCCGATCACGGTTGCCTCACGGCGAATCTTGGTGGCGTATGTCATGCACCGTCAGCATCGTCCGGCTGCGCCCCGGCCGCGGATAGGCCTGCGCCGCCGCCGCCAGCCGGGCCGCGTGATCCCGCTGTTTCTGCCAGTGCCCGTACAGCGCGCCCCGCCGCGACAGCCGGTCCACCTCCCGGATCGTGGCCGGGTCGACATCCCCGGGCGGCGCGTCCCGCCACGGCGTGCCGGGCAGCGGCATGAACGTGTGCGCGTGGATGCGGGCCCCCAGGTCGGCCAGCTCACGGGCCAGCCGCAGCGAGTCCTCGACGTCGTCCCGGCTCTCCCCGGGCATCCCGAAGATCATGTCCACGTTGATCCGGAACCCCTCCTCGATGCCGAGCCGGGCCGCGCGCTTCACCTCCTCCACCCCGTGCCCGCGTTTGGCCGCGTCCAGCACCCGGTCCGATCCGGACTGCGCGCCCACGATGATGTTGTTGTTGTCGCAGTACTTCTTGACCAGCCGCAGCGTTTCCCGGGTGACGTGCTCGGGCCGGATCTCACTCGGGAACGAGCCGAAATAGACCCGCCCGCGCGGCCCGATCCCCTCCCGGCAGGTGGCCAGCAACTCCTCGACCGCGGCCAGATTCGGATCCTCGTTCTGGCTGCCGTACGACAGGGCGGTCGGCGTGATGAACCGGACATCCCGCAGCCCGCGCGCCCGCATCTGATCGACGTGCCACCGCACGTTGTCGACGCTGCGATGCCGGAACCTCGCCGAGAACATGAAGGGCGTCTGGCAGAACCGGCACGCGTAGACACATCCGCGGGTGATTTCCAGGGCGTTGAACCTGTCCCACCGCAGCGCGAAGCCGGGGAAGTCGTCGAGTGGCCGCTGCTTCGCCTTGCCGGTCCGCACGAGGTTCCCGGCGGTGTCGCGGTAGGCCAGACCGGTGATGCCGGCCGGGTCGCCCTTCGCGTCGACCAGGCTGATCAGGGTCGATTCACCCTCACCGACGGCCGCCACGTCCCAACCGGCATCGAGCGTCTGCACCGGCTCGGCGGTGGCGTGCACCCCACCGGCGAGGTGCGTGACGTGCGGGCCGTCGGCGAGGGCCCGGATCTGCTCGAGTTCCTCGGCGAGCGCGGCGGCGTCGGGAGAATAGAAGGACCACAGCACGAGGACGCGGGTGTCGCCGGCCTCGCGAATGTGCCGGGCCGTCTGCTCCGGAGTCTCGCCGAAGCGGACCTCGTAGCGGGTGGGGGAGTCGTGCTCGCCCAGCGCCCCGAGCAGCGCGTGAAAGCCGTACGTCACCGCCTTGCGATAGCGCAGCACCAGAACCAGCTCGGGAGCACCCATGCGCCGATTTTGCCAGTTGGCGGGCGGAGCCCGCTCAGCGCCGCGATGATCGACATCGACAAGTTCAAGAACATCAACGACGGGTACGGTCACGGCGTCGGCGACGACGTGATCCGCGCCGTTGCCCAGCGTGTCCAGGACACCATCCGGAACTCCGACGTGCTCGGCCGTTACGGCGGTGAAGAGTTCGCGATCATCCGGCCCGACTGCGACGGCGCCGATATCGCGGCGATGGAGCGGACCCGCGAGGCCGTCGCCGCCGAGCCGGTGACCACCCGCGGTGGACGGGTCCGCGTGACGATCAGCGTCGGCGTGGCCACTCTCGGCGCCGACGGCGACGCCCTCGACCAGTTGATGGCCCGCGCCGACCACGCCCTCTACCAGGCCAAGAACGGCGGCCGTAACCAGGTGGCCGTGGCCGGTCCGGTCGGAAAGCTTGTCCGCGCGTGCTACCAACCGTGAGGTGGGACGTGTGCGGATGCGAGCAGTGGTGTACGACCGGTACGGGCCGCCCGCCGTGCTCAGGCTCGAGGAACTCCCCGTGCCGGTCCCCGGCGCCGCTCGGTGCCGACGCTGCTGCGCGTGCTGACGGCCGGCACGGTCGCCGGCCGGCTCACCGGTCGCCGGCTGGGTGTGCTCGCCGTCAAACAGGGACCGCACCATTTCGGCCCGGTGGCCGACCTGTGCGCCGGCGGCGAGCTCGACGTCCACATCGACCGCACGTTTCCGCTGGAGCAAGCGCCCGAGGCACTGGCCCGGGTGGGCGAGGGGCGCGCCCTGGGCAAGGTCATCGTTCAGCCGAACTAGGCCGACATCCAGTTGTCTCTCGATGATCCCTTCGGGCATTCTGCTCGTTCAGCCGCCACCTGGGCATCACATCGCGAATACGTGTTCCGCAGAGGCCGCCATGACCCTGATGCCTGGATGGTCGAATACCTCCCGCTTGCCGGCGTCGTGTTGGCGGAGACGTATGCGCTCGCCTGTTCGTTGAGCCACCAGGGCGGTAGACCCATTACCTCAGCCACGGTGCGAGCCTCTTCCAGGACCACTCCATGGGGAACGAACGTCGCATCAACGTCCCGTGTCACACGGGCGGCATCGTAGGCGAGCGCCATTGCCGCGCCGCCCACAATGAAAAGATCCGCCACGACGCCTCGGCGAACAAGGCGGTCACCCAGAGCGGTGAAGGCTCGTTCGAGTTCGGCGCGGCCCATCAGACCGTCGCCGCTCATGCCGCCTCCAGGTCACGGGCGGACAGATAGACGCCGTGCTTGCGGAAGGCCGCGGGCGCCGAGACGAGCGCTTCCATGCGCTTGGACGGCAGCGAAGAAGGGAACCAGGGAGTTACCAGAACCCTGGGTCGGGACCACTCCGGTGGTGCGAGATCCAGTTGGGCGGCGAGTTGCTCGGCCAGCGCGGCGAGCAGCGCATCCCACTGAGGATCACCGCACGGCGCCGGCTCGTCGCGCAAGAGTGCCGGCCGGCTCTCCGGAGCCTCCCACCGGTATTCCTCGAGGAACTCCCACAGATGTTTCCACCGGACCTTGTCCGCCTGCTGCCGCCGCAGGTGTCCAGCAAGGTCGACCATCGTCATCGGCCGGTATGCCATGGCAGCCTCATGCCTCCGGCTCAGGTGTTCAGTGGATGCGCTGTCGTTCCGATCCTACGAGCATGGAACGGTCCTTGACGCACTGGTCCGCCGGGCGGCGGGGTGGTCGTGTGCACCGGAGCGACGGGAAAGTGGAGAACAGTGCGAGCAGTGCAGATCGCCCGGCGGGCCACCGACCTGGCGCGGGCCACCGCGTTCTACCGTGACCTGCTCGGGGCGCCGCCGGTGCCCTCGTTCGACCCGCCGGGGCTGGTCTTGTTCGACCTGGACGGGGTGCGGCTGCTGCTCGAACCGGGAGCACCGTCGGCGTTGCACCACCTCCTGGTGGACGACATCGACGCGACCGTGGCGCGGCTGCGGGCCGCCGGGGTGCCGATCGACAGCGAACCGCACGTCATTTTCACGCACCGGGACGGGTCACTCGGGCCGGTCGGCACCGAGGAGGTCCAGGCCTTCATCCGGGACAGCGAGGGCAACCTGGTCGGCCTCGTCCAGCACCGGCCGCTCGGCTGATCGGTAGCGGGCGGTCCAGATGGCGGCGTTGAGGGCGGCCCAGGCCGCGCCGATGACGACCGCCGCGACGGTTTCGCTGAGGCGGCCCCAGCCCAGGTAGACCCAGCAGCCGGCGGCGGTGGTCAGGGTGCCGGCCGCGACCGTCCAGACGGTGACCTGCCAGCCCCAGCGCAGGTTGTCGGTGAGCAGCCAGGCGAGCAGGCCGATGGCGGCGGCGGTCTGTGCGGTGGAGCCGGCCGCCATTCCGGCCAGGATGCTGGGGGCGGTGTCCAGGGGGAGGCCGCCGCCGTCGAATTCGGTGGGGGAGGGGAAGACGATGGTGCCGGCGGTGCGCCAGCCCGGGTCGAGGAGCAGGGACAGGGCGACCGCCAGGACGATGGCCGGCAGCACCGGGCCGACCGCCTCGAACAGGGCCGCCCAGAAAGAGCCGCGCAGCAGACCGCGCGCCCGGAGACCGCCCGGTCGGGAAACGCCGGGAGGAGATCCGCCCGGCTGAGAAGCGCCCGGCTGAGAAGCGCCCGGCTCAGGACCGCGGGGCCGGCGCAGGCTGCGGGCTCGGGACGGGAGCTCGGCGAGGTACATGACGGCGGGCAGGAGGCCGTGGCGCAGGCCGTCGGGGCGGCGGCGCCAGGCGAAGCGGATCAGTGCGACGACGACGGCGAAGGTGAGCGGCACCTCGGGGGCCAGGGTGCCGGCGGTGGACAGGGCGAACCAGTACCCGTCCGACGTCCACTGCCCGCGCGCCCAGGTGGTCACCGAGTCGTCGGCGGCGGCCAGGCCGCTGAAACGGACGATCGGCGGGATGACCTCGATCAGCACCAGGGCGAGGCCGGTGAACAGGGCCAGGCTGACCGCGGCGAGCACCGCGGGGTGCCACCGGGCGACGGTGCGCCGGATCAGCGACAGGCGGCCGGGGGCGTGGACCGGGAACGGGTGTCGGCCGAGCCAGCGGCCGACCAGCAGCAGACCGACGATGATCAGGGTGAGGGCGGCCAGCGCACCGGCGGCCCGGCCGGCCCGGGCGGCGAGGGCCTGGTATCCGGCGCCGGCGAGATAGCTGGCGCCGACCATCCAGAGTGCCCAGAGGATCGCGGAGGGCGTGTGCCACAGGGCGAAACGCCGATAGGGTACGCCGTTGCGGCCGGCCAGCCGTGGCATCAGCGTCCGCGCGCCGACCACCCACTGGCCGAGGAAGATCGCCCGTCCGCCGTACCGGGCGAAGAGCCGTTCGGCCCGCGCCCAGTGTCTGCCGGTGCGGGCCGGCGGCGTGGCACCGGTGGTGCGCGCCGCCCGCCGGTAGGCGACGGTGCCGCCGAGCAGGGCCGCGCCGATGGCGACCAGCAGGGCTGGCAGGACCGGGACGACGCCCGCGTTGGCGAGCAGCCCGGTGGCGATCAGCGCGGTCGCGGACGGCAGCACCATCCCGGCGATGATCGCGGCCTCGCCGGCGACCAGGGCGCCGACGACCGCGTAGACCAACACCGGCGGGAGCCCGCCGAGCCACTCGCCGAGCCACCCCACCGATGTACCCCCGTTCGTCGCGCCGTACCCTTCGGACAGTAGGTGCCGGGCAGGCGGAGCGTATCCGTGAATCTCCCTGGGGATCCACGGATATCTACCTCGATAGGGGTTCAGTAGGTGATCGGCAGCCCGGCGTAGTTCTCCGCGAGCCCGGTCGCGCCGGCCTCGCTGGACGTCACCCAGCGCAGCTGCGACAGCTGCAGTTCGGCGTCGAACCCGTCACCCGAGGTGTGCAGCATCGTGGTCATCCACCAGGAGAAGTGGGTGCACCGCCAGACCCGCCGCTGCGCGGCCTCCGAGTACGCGTCGGCGAGCGTCGGGTTCCGCTCGCCGAGCAGGGCGACCAGCGCCCTGCCGAGCAGCGCGACGTCGGCGATCGCGAGGTTCAGTCCTTTGGCGCCGGTCGGCGGGACGATGTGCGCGGCGTCGCCGGCCAGGAAGAGATTGCCGTACCGCATCGGGGTCTGCACGTAGCTGCGCATCGGCAGCACGCTCTTGTCGGTGATCGGGCCGGGGTGGAGTTTCCAGCCGTTCTGCCCGTGGCCGAGCCGGGTGGCCAGCTCGTCCCAGATCCGGTCGTCGGACCAGGAGGCCGGGTCGGTGCCGGTGGGCACCTGCAGGTAGAGCCGGCTGACCGTGGCCGAGCGCATCGAGTGCAGGGCGAACCCGTGCGGGTGCCAGGCGTAGATCAGCTCGTCGGTGGAGGGGGCGACGTCGGCGAGGATGCCCAACCAGGAGTACGGGTAGACCTTCTCGAACGTCTTCGCGGCCGGGACGGCGGCTCGGCTCGGCCCGAACGACCCGTCGCAGCCGGCGATGACGGCCGCGTCCAGCCGAACGCTGCGACCGGACCTGTCGGAAAAGGTCACGAAGGGGCGATCGGCGTCCACATCGTGCAGCCGGACCTCGGTCACCTCGTAGTGGATCTCCTGCCCGGCCGCGCGGCGGGCGGCGATCAGGTCCTTCTGCACCTCGGTCTGCCCGTAGACCCAGACCGACCGGCCGGTCAGGTTCACGAAGTCGAGATGGTGCCGTTCGTGCGGCCACTGCAGGTGGATCCCGCGGTGCTCGTCCCCCTCGGCGCGCAGCCGAGCGCCGAGCCCCACCGATTCCAGCAGCTCGACGCTGGAGTGCTCGAGGATGCCGGCCCGGATCCGGGCCGCGACGTACTCCTCGGAGCGGGTCTCCAGGACCACGGAGTCGATGCCTCCCAGGGCGAGCAGGTGGGAGAGAAGCAGGCCCGCCGGGCCCGCGCCGATGATGGCGACCTGGGTACGCATGCCCACCACCTTCAGCGGCGGACGGCTCCCGGGCAAGGGCCTATTTCCACTGGACGGAAGTCAGCGTGCGTCCGATCCCGCGCGCCGCGACCTGCAACGCCGACACCATCCGGGGCAGCTGCCGGCGCAGATCCGGCACCACCATGCCGAGCGCGGCGACCACGTCGTCGCCGTTGCGCACCGGCACCGCCACCGAGCAGGCGCCCGGGCTCATCTCCTCGCCGGTGGTGGCGTACCCGTCGGCCCGGACCCGGCGCAGTTGTTCCAGCAGACGGGCCGGCTGGGTCACGGTGTACGCGGTCACCCTGGTCAGCTTCTGCAGCGCCGCACCCAGCACGTCGTCCGGCGCGTACGCCAGCAGCACCTTGCCGACCCCGGTCGCGTGCAGCGGCAACCGCGAGCCGATCTTGCTGATCACCGGCACCGACTCGTGCCCGCCCAGCCGGTCGACGTAGAGCACCTCCAGCCCGTCCCGGACGGCCAGGTGCACGGTGGCCAGGGTGGCGCCGTACAGGTCGTGCAGGAACGGGCCGGCCGCGGTGCGCAGCTCGCTCTGCACCGGGGCGAGCAGGCCGAGCTGCCAGACCCGCCGCCCGATCACGTACTCCCCGGTCGGCTCCCGGGACAGCGCGCCCCAGGTGCGCAGCTCGGCGACGAGCCGGTGCGCGGTGGTCAGCGGGGTGCCGGAGCGCCGCGCCAGGTCGCTGAGGGTGAGGCTGCGGTGCTCGGCGTCGAACGCGCCGAGCAGGTCCAGCGCCCGGCCGGTGACGCTCCTGGCCATCGCGGTCCCTTCCGTTGAGTGGAAGCCGAGTATCGCCTCCGGGGGCGGTGAGCGCCTAGCGTCCCCCTGGTGAACACCCAGGCCGACATCAGTCAGGAGATCGAGGCGGCGGCCCGGCAGTCGAGTGGCCCCCAGCCCCGGATCGACTATCCGCCGTACCGCAGCAGCGTCCTGCGGCATCCGCAGCAGCCGCCGCAGCCGATCGACCCGGAGTCGGTCGAGCTGTGGGCCCCGGCGTTCGGGCACCGCGACGTCGCCGACGACGAGGCGGACCTGACCATCCAGCACGCCGGCACCCCGCTCGGCGAGCGGATCGTGGTGACCGGCCGGGTGCTCGACGGCGACGGCCGCCCGGTCGCCCACCAACTGGTCGAGGTGTGGCAGGCGAACGCCGCGGGGCGCTACCGCCACCAGCGTGACCAGCATCCGGCGCCGCACGACCCGAACTTCACCGGGGTGGGCCGGTGCCTGACCGACGCGGACGGCAACTACCGCTTCCAGACGATCAAGCCCGGGCCGTATCCGTGGCGCAACCACCGGAACGCGTGGCGTCCCGCGCACATCCACTTCTCGCTGTTCGGGACCGAATTCACCCAGCGCGTGGTGACCCAGATGTACTTCCCGGGCGATCCGCTGTGCGCGCTCGACCCGATCTACCAGTCGATCACCGATCCGAAGTCCCGGGAGCTGCTGATCGCCCGGTACGACCACGACCTGACCACCCCGGAGTGGAGCCTCGGCTACCGTTGGGACATCGTGCTCACCGGCAGCCACCGCACTCCGCTCGACACGCTCGACCCCGAGGACCACGCATGACCGCGGCACCGGGCCAGACCGTCGGCCCCTTCTTCCACCTGGGTCTGGAATATCCGGGGATGAACGAGCTGGTGCCCCCGGCGCATCCCCGGGCGGTGCGGTTGCACGGCCGGGTGACCGACGGCGCCGGCGAACCGGTGCCGGACGCGATGATCGAGATCTGGCAGGCCGACCCGCAGGGGCACGTCGTGCGGCAGCCCGGGTCGTTGCGCCGTGACGGGTGGACGTTCACCGGCTGGGGCCGGGCCGCCACCGATCCGGACGGCCGTTACCGGTTCGCCACCGTGGAGCCGGGCCGGACCACCCCGGAACGCCCGGCGTTCTTCGCGGTGACGGTTTTCGCCCGCGGCCTGCTGGACCGGTTGTTCACCCGCGCCTACCTCCCCGACGATCCGGCCGCGCTGGCCGCCGACCCGCTGCTGGCCGCGGTCGACCCGGCCCGCCGCGACACGCTGATCGCCCGGCGCGACGAGCAGGGCCTGATCTTCGACGTCCGGCTGCAGGGCGCGGGGGAGACGGTCTTCGTGACCTATCCCCGCCTGCGGGACGCCTGGGCATGAGTCTCGGTGGGTGATCTGCTGTGGCCCGGCGACCACCGGGCCGGTGACCTGCTCACCGACGCGGCCGTGGTGACCGTGATGATCCGGGTCGAGCACGCCTGGCTCACCGCGCTCGCCGAGACCGGCCTGGCCCGCATCACCGTCCCCGCGCCGGACGAGCTGGCCGGCCTGGTCACCCCGGACGACCTGCCCGCCCTGGCCCGGGACGCGGAGTCGGGCGGCAACCCGCTGATCCCGCTGCTCAAGCTGCTCCGGGCCCGGTTGCGCGGCCGCAACACCGCCGCCGCGGGATGGCTGCACAAGGGCCTGACCAGCCAGGACGTCGTCGACACGGCGATCGTGCTGGGCCTGCGTGAGGCGGTCGCCCGGGTCCGCGGCGCGCTGCTGGCCCAGACCGGCGCGCTGTCCCGGCTGGCCGACGAGCACCGGGAGACCCGGATGGCCGGGCGGACGCTCACCCAGCACGCCGTCCCGATCACCTTCGGACTGAAGGCGGCCGGCTGGCTGACCGGGGTCCTCGACGCCCGCGACCAGCTGGCCGCCGCGGCGCACCTGCCGATCCAGGTCGGCGGCGCGGCCGGCAGCCTGGCCGCCCCGGTCGCCCTGGCCGGTGACCCGGTCCGGGCGGCCGAGCTGGTCGCGGTCGCCGCCCGCGAGCTCGGCCTGCCGCAGCGCTTCCCGTGGCAGACCAGCCGGGCCCCGCTCACCCGGGTCGCCGACGCGTTCGTGACCTGCACCGACGCGTGGGGCCGGATCGCCAACGACGTGCTGGTCGGCTCCCGGCCGGAGATCCACGAGCTGATCGAGGGCGGTGCCGAGGGCAAGGGCGGCTCGTCGGCGATGCCGAACAAGCGGAACCCGGTGCACGCCGTGCTGATCAAGCGGGCCGCACTGGCCGGGCCGCCGCTGGCCGCGCTGATCCACGCGGGCGCGGCGGCCGCCGTCGACGAACGCCCGGACGGCGGCTGGCACGTCGAGTGGTCCACCCTGCGCACCCTCGCCCGGCACACGGTGACCGCCGGGGCGCAGACCGCCGAGCTGCTCGCCGGCCTGCGCGTGGACAC
Protein-coding regions in this window:
- a CDS encoding DedA family protein, with protein sequence MGWLGEWLGGLPPVLVYAVVGALVAGEAAIIAGMVLPSATALIATGLLANAGVVPVLPALLVAIGAALLGGTVAYRRAARTTGATPPARTGRHWARAERLFARYGGRAIFLGQWVVGARTLMPRLAGRNGVPYRRFALWHTPSAILWALWMVGASYLAGAGYQALAARAGRAAGALAALTLIIVGLLLVGRWLGRHPFPVHAPGRLSLIRRTVARWHPAVLAAVSLALFTGLALVLIEVIPPIVRFSGLAAADDSVTTWARGQWTSDGYWFALSTAGTLAPEVPLTFAVVVALIRFAWRRRPDGLRHGLLPAVMYLAELPSRARSLRRPRGPEPGASQPGASQPGGSPPGVSRPGGLRARGLLRGSFWAALFEAVGPVLPAIVLAVALSLLLDPGWRTAGTIVFPSPTEFDGGGLPLDTAPSILAGMAAGSTAQTAAAIGLLAWLLTDNLRWGWQVTVWTVAAGTLTTAAGCWVYLGWGRLSETVAAVVIGAAWAALNAAIWTARYRSAERPVLDEADQVALAVPDEGLDLLGADRPE
- a CDS encoding 4-hydroxybenzoate 3-monooxygenase, yielding MRTQVAIIGAGPAGLLLSHLLALGGIDSVVLETRSEEYVAARIRAGILEHSSVELLESVGLGARLRAEGDEHRGIHLQWPHERHHLDFVNLTGRSVWVYGQTEVQKDLIAARRAAGQEIHYEVTEVRLHDVDADRPFVTFSDRSGRSVRLDAAVIAGCDGSFGPSRAAVPAAKTFEKVYPYSWLGILADVAPSTDELIYAWHPHGFALHSMRSATVSRLYLQVPTGTDPASWSDDRIWDELATRLGHGQNGWKLHPGPITDKSVLPMRSYVQTPMRYGNLFLAGDAAHIVPPTGAKGLNLAIADVALLGRALVALLGERNPTLADAYSEAAQRRVWRCTHFSWWMTTMLHTSGDGFDAELQLSQLRWVTSSEAGATGLAENYAGLPITY
- a CDS encoding IclR family transcriptional regulator, giving the protein MARSVTGRALDLLGAFDAEHRSLTLSDLARRSGTPLTTAHRLVAELRTWGALSREPTGEYVIGRRVWQLGLLAPVQSELRTAAGPFLHDLYGATLATVHLAVRDGLEVLYVDRLGGHESVPVISKIGSRLPLHATGVGKVLLAYAPDDVLGAALQKLTRVTAYTVTQPARLLEQLRRVRADGYATTGEEMSPGACSVAVPVRNGDDVVAALGMVVPDLRRQLPRMVSALQVAARGIGRTLTSVQWK
- the pcaH gene encoding protocatechuate 3,4-dioxygenase subunit beta; this translates as MNTQADISQEIEAAARQSSGPQPRIDYPPYRSSVLRHPQQPPQPIDPESVELWAPAFGHRDVADDEADLTIQHAGTPLGERIVVTGRVLDGDGRPVAHQLVEVWQANAAGRYRHQRDQHPAPHDPNFTGVGRCLTDADGNYRFQTIKPGPYPWRNHRNAWRPAHIHFSLFGTEFTQRVVTQMYFPGDPLCALDPIYQSITDPKSRELLIARYDHDLTTPEWSLGYRWDIVLTGSHRTPLDTLDPEDHA
- the pcaG gene encoding protocatechuate 3,4-dioxygenase subunit alpha; amino-acid sequence: MTAAPGQTVGPFFHLGLEYPGMNELVPPAHPRAVRLHGRVTDGAGEPVPDAMIEIWQADPQGHVVRQPGSLRRDGWTFTGWGRAATDPDGRYRFATVEPGRTTPERPAFFAVTVFARGLLDRLFTRAYLPDDPAALAADPLLAAVDPARRDTLIARRDEQGLIFDVRLQGAGETVFVTYPRLRDAWA
- a CDS encoding lyase family protein, with amino-acid sequence MGDLLWPGDHRAGDLLTDAAVVTVMIRVEHAWLTALAETGLARITVPAPDELAGLVTPDDLPALARDAESGGNPLIPLLKLLRARLRGRNTAAAGWLHKGLTSQDVVDTAIVLGLREAVARVRGALLAQTGALSRLADEHRETRMAGRTLTQHAVPITFGLKAAGWLTGVLDARDQLAAAAHLPIQVGGAAGSLAAPVALAGDPVRAAELVAVAARELGLPQRFPWQTSRAPLTRVADAFVTCTDAWGRIANDVLVGSRPEIHELIEGGAEGKGGSSAMPNKRNPVHAVLIKRAALAGPPLAALIHAGAAAAVDERPDGGWHVEWSTLRTLARHTVTAGAQTAELLAGLRVDTGRMLATLHDARPEIDAEQQSITPGVAPDQPYLGATDAIIDAALARATAAPEKGLSC